Proteins encoded by one window of Haematobia irritans isolate KBUSLIRL chromosome 2, ASM5000362v1, whole genome shotgun sequence:
- the Polr2J gene encoding DNA-directed RNA polymerase II subunit RPB11, whose translation MNAPPTFESFLLYEGEKKIIKELDTKVTNAAIFTVNKEDHTLGNLIRNQLLKDPNVLFAGYKVPHPLEHKFVIRIQTTADYSPHEAFMNAITDLLAELSLFEERFKDAIKEKKDGGD comes from the exons ATGAATGCTCCACCTACATTTGAGTCGTTTTTGCTGTACGAGGGTGAAAAAAA AATAATTAAAGAACTTGATACAAAAGTAACTAATGCCGCCATATTCACTGTTAACAAAGAAGATCACACTTTGGGAAATTTGATTAGAAA CCAATTATTGAAGGATCCCAATGTTTTATTTGCTGGGTATAAAGTGCCACATCCACTAGAGCACAAATTCGTAATTCGCATTCAAACCACAGCTGACTATTCACCACATGAGGCGTTCATGAATGCTATCACGGATCTCTTGGCAGAACTTTCCTTATTTGAAGAAAGATTTAAG GACGCCATTAAGGAAAAGAAGGATGGTGGAGACTAA
- the LOC142224996 gene encoding LOW QUALITY PROTEIN: uncharacterized protein LOC142224996 (The sequence of the model RefSeq protein was modified relative to this genomic sequence to represent the inferred CDS: inserted 2 bases in 1 codon), translated as MWQEAHLSGKFLYIFIDEFLARAQTQVYKEKIHELETKIKDLSSGKNIADENNDQLAEKLSQQSTLFDTQLSENQDELQRMQENIQYLKQQNETLQQELVAKDQSLEKFSLSECGIENLRKELTIVKEESEKERVQLQSDFKLKLEEKSNEIHSLVEQIAYLKSSTDSVDNERANLEDECRILQEECKTRDSQITEITNQLAKLTAELSIKSAECATLDELVKSQQLDSNEEKSQLEEKMLEVVMLKEEVAHLQEAKKTGQSPNEYRNQXLKEALSQDEEKKSSMGALQSSINELRQDCERLANENQDLKNQIQVLSRDLEKEKSAREAYAAQVVEKDTLLSESARNLSTAQETIGELQHDLEESVKSNELTLVSKEQEIKSLKDDIEKMQIKVTSLEGESSVVVQQMSAIINNVESQNKRLEDDLKNSNATIEDQRLKSIQKDELIAAKLSELKSTTTALETTTKLLEKLRSDHGTLLNGKQALEDELKKAEDRCAQQQLDLGDLTRKLDSANSKCDKLTQQTETLQQEIIAARNSNSAVHHEIKKLNDEIQQKHNEIATNASSADQERIRLSGQLEELQQKLTNVSKDHSDLKEVLQKSKKDIRKKSQQITELEEKNIKQELQISDQQRQQENLQSKHDALLKQNESLQNDLMVLRTTTTDSNTELVKLSQELTTNQKDFDELMDKTSSQRASLESQLQASQQRIDGMCSQVEALTEELKNVTEESFSRYEELKKEQEKCGKQELDMGDLQRKLDSLIVKCDNLEEQNKNLQSDLNTVRQDSAGSNAEIVKLSEELSLKQKQIQELTDKFNADRLTVESQLQEAKQTLQTQQSEIETLNSQKISLESSRAEELTTFENIKRELEAKFQTEIKEIKEIEASKQKSIVESFEAQLKNSEQSKSSLDEAISSLQKQIQLLQDELLKSQLDFKAKEFDMQKQISIFKTEKEQMQSNLQKTQSDGSSAVWTLQQENARLSQALEKLSQDLNEKETLVAKATSETEQLRIMQSNTKSELELEVQKLRNALELATSESEHKTKLAEEDKRKIEELKALIESLKTSNENISATNAELAEALEILEQEKCETAHIFEIFEMESDQNMEKFIEKLTNLKEELANTQLKLSIKETELKEKQDSLSAVDLALKQTQASLQEAQSNSLQASTQMSELQQANEELKQLHNQMEERLNEKQDFEQKLEENKKIIDEMDETSTEKTTKLQQLQTHLAQIKQELSKGQEREQALGIECSNLQRKLKLLEMEKTTEIVSLKQRISDLQSITNLKQNGAASSIGLRQEVSGDSDSAAQIDFLNSIIADMQKKNDTLKAKIEALEALPTDFTKPKAFELITRRKPAPRVFCDICDEFDKHETEDCPLQASDDRDYSPPPREDRKNGSKERKLPEPRKYCESCEVFGHEAGECDDDCY; from the exons GCCCAGACTCAAGTATACAAAgagaaaattcatgaattggaaacaaaaattaaggaCCTCTCATCAG GTAAAAATATCGCTGACGAAAATAATGATCAGTTAGCTGAGAAACTCTCTCAGCAATCGACGCTCTTCGACACACAGTTATCAGAGAATCAAGACGAACTACAGCGAATGCAGGAGAACATCCAGTATTTAAAGCAACAGAATGAGACGCTGCAACAGGAACTTGTGGCCAAGGATCAATCGCTGGAGAAATTTTCCCTTTCCGAATGTGGCATTGAAAATTTACGCAAAGAATTGACCATTGTCAAGGAAGAGTCTGAAAAAGAACGTGTTCAACTTCAGAGCGATTTCAAGCTCAAGTTGGAAGAAAAATCCAATGAGATTCACAGTTTGGTGGAACAAATAGCTTATCTCAAATCTTCAACAGACAGTGTAGACAATGAGCGCGCCAATTTGGAAGACGAGTGTCGTATATTACAGGAAGAGTGCAAGACACGCGATAGTCAAATCACCGAAATTACCAATCAATTAGCAAAGTTGACTGCTGAATTATCCATAAAATCTGCAGAGTGTGCCACACTCGATGAGTTAGTTAAATCACAACAGTTAGACAGCAATGAAGAAAAAAGCCAACTCGAAGAGAAAATGCTTGAAGTCGTTATGTTGAAAGAGGAAGTTGCTCACTTGCAAGAAGCAAAAA AAACAGGCCAATCTCCAAATGAATATCGAAACCA ATTAAAGGAAGCCCTAAGTCAAGATGAGGAGAAGAAATCGTCAATGGGTGCTCTGCAAAGTAGCATAAACGAATTGCGCCAAGATTGTGAAAGATTAGCAAATGAGAACCAGGATCTAAAAAATCAGATTCAGGTTCTTTCGAGAGACTTGGAGAAAGAAAAATCCGCTAGAGAAGCTTACGCTGCCCAAGTGGTAGAAAAAGACACATTACTGTCTGAAAGTGCCAGAAATCTGTCTACTGCTCAGGAAACCATTGGAGAACTTCAACACGATTTGGAAGAATCTGTGAAGAGCAATGAGCTGACTCTTGTTTCAAAGGAACAGGAAATTAAATCGCTAAAGGACGATATTGAGAAGATGCAAATCAAGGTCACTTCTTTGGAAGGAGAATCTTCCGTAGTTGTTCAGCAAATGAGTGCCATAATAAACAACGTGGAGAGCCAAAATAAAAGACTTGAAGACGACTTAAAGAATTCAAATGCCACAATTGAAGACCAACGTCTTAAATCTATACAAAAGGATGAGCTAATTGCTGCAAAATTATCCGAACTTAAGTCTACGACAACAGCTTTAGAGACTACAACCAAATTGCTGGAAAAACTGAGAAGCGATCACGGCACGCTACTCAATGGAAAACAGGCTTTAGAAGATGAACTCAAAAAAGCCGAAGACCGTTGTGCTCAACAACAATTGGATCTAGGTGATTTAACGCGAAAATTAGATAGTGCGAATAGTAAATGCGACAAACTCACACAACAAACCGAAACCCTACAACAGGAAATAATCGCTGCTCGAAACTCCAACAGCGCGGTCCATCACGAAATTAAGAAACTAAACGATGAAATACAACAGAAGCACAACGAGATTGCAACAAATGCCAGTTCTGCTGATCAAGAGCGCATTCGATTATCAGGTCAACTCGAAGAATTGCAACAGAAACTGACCAATGTCTCTAAAGACCACAGTGATCTGAAGGAAGTACTTCAGAAGTCTAAGAAGGACATTAGGAAAAAGTCGCAACAGATTACTGAGCTCGAGGAGAAAAATATTAAGCAAGAGCTCCAGATCAGTGACCAGCAACGGCAGCaggagaatttgcaaagtaaacACGACGCTTTACTCAAGCAAAATGAGTCGTTGCAAAACGATCTGATGGTACTGAGAACTACCACCACTGACTCCAACACCGAACTCGTAAAGCTCTCCCAAGAGTTGACCACCAACCAAAAAGATTTTGATGAGTTGATGGATAAAACTAGCTCGCAGCGGGCCTCCTTGGAAAGCCAGCTACAAGCAAGTCAACAAAGAATCGATGGGATGTGTAGTCAGGTGGAAGCACTGACAGAAGAATTGAAAAACGTCACAGAGGAAAGTTTCTCCCGCTATGAAGAACTCAAGAAAGAACAGGAGAAATGTGGCAAACAAGAGCTGGACATGGGAGATCTTCAAAGGAAGCTTGATAGTTTGATAGTTAAGTGCGACAACCTTGAAGAACAAAATAAGAATTTACAGAGTGACTTAAACACCGTACGCCAAGATTCGGCGGGCTCAAACGCCGAGATCGTGAAACTGTCTGAAGAGCTGTCCCTTAAGCAGAAGCAAATTCAAGAGTTGACAGACAAATTTAATGCAGACCGCCTCACGGTTGAATCCCAACTACAGGAGGCGAAGCAAACTCTTCAAACTCAGCAGAGTGAAATTGAAACTCTAAATTCTCAGAAAATATCCCTTGAATCTTCAAGAGCAGAAGAACTTACCACCTTCGAAAATATAAAGAGGGAATTAGAAGCAAAATTCCAAACAGAGATCAAGGAAATCAAAGAAATCGAGGCATCTAAACAAAAATCGATTGTTGAAAGTTTTGAGGCACAGCTTAAAAATTCAGAACAGTCAAAATCTTCTCTGGACGAAGCCATCTCGAGTCTCCAAAAGCAAATTCAGTTGTTGCAGGATGAGTTACTGAAATCTCAACTGGATTTCAAAGCAAAGGAATTTGATATGCAGAAACAAATTTCCATTTTCAAAACCGAAAAGGAGCAGATGCAATCCAACTTACAAAAGACTCAATCTGATGGTTCCTCAGCTGTATGGACTTTGCAGCAGGAAAATGCGCGACTGTCACAGGCTCTAGAAAAACTATCGCAAGACCTCAATGAAAAGGAAACCCTTGTGGCAAAAGCCACTAGCGAGACAGAACAACTACGCATCATGCAATCGAACACAAAGTCCGAATTAGAATTGGAGGTGCAAAAGCTTCGCAACGCTTTAGAGCTCGCCACGTCCGAATCGGAGCACAAGACAAAACTGGCCGAGGAAGATAAACGTAAAATCGAGGAACTGAAAGCTTTAATAGAATCCCTCAAGACGTCCAACGAAAATATTTCTGCCACAAATGCTGAACTTGCCGAAGCCTTGGAAATACTAGAACAAGAGAAATGTGAAACTGCtcatatatttgaaattttcgagaTGGAATCCGATCAGAACATGGAGAAGTTCATAGAGAAACTTACCAACCTCAAGGAGGAGCTTGCTAATACACAGTTAAAGCTAAGCATAAAGGAGACTGAGCTCAAGGAGAAACAAGACAGTCTCTCAGCGGTAGATCTTGCCCTAAAACAAACCCAAGCATCTCTTCAGGAAGCACAATCAAACAGCCTACAGGCTTCGACGCAAATGTCCGAATTACAACAGGCCAACGAAGAACTTAAGCAGTTACACAATCAAATGGAAGAAAGGCTAAAtgagaaacaagattttgaacagaaacttgaagaaaacaaaaaaataatcgatGAGATGGATGAAACATCCACAGAAAAGACAACAAAACTACAACAACTACAAACGCACCTTGCCCAAATCAAGCAAGAGCTATCTAAAGGTCAAGAGAGAGAACAAGCGCTGGGCATCGAATGTtccaatcttcaacgaaaactCAAATTGCTCGAAATGGAGAAGACAACAGAAATCGTATCGTTAAAACAACGAATTAGCGATTTGCAATctataaccaatttgaaacaaaatggtGCTGCAAGCAGTATTGGTCTAAGGCAAGAG GTCTCTGGCGATAGCGACAGCGCAGCTCAAATCGATTTCCTTAATTCAATAATAGCAGATATGCAAAAGAAAAACGATACCCTAAAGGCCAAAATAGAAGCTCTGGAAGCATTACCTACAGATTTTACtaa GCCCAAAGCCTTCGAACTAATAACGAGAAGAAAGCCAGCGCCCCGTGTATTTTGTGATATATGCGATGAATTTGACAAGCATGAAACCGAAGATTGTCCCCTACAAGCTTCCGACGATAGAGACTACTCGCCCCCGCCAAGAGAGGATAGAAAAAATGGATCAAAGGAAAGAAAATTACCTGAACCTCGCAAGTATTGCGAATCATGTGAAG TATTTGGCCACGAAGCTGGAGAATGTGATGATGACTGTTATTAG